The Callithrix jacchus isolate 240 chromosome X, calJac240_pri, whole genome shotgun sequence genome contains a region encoding:
- the LOC144581231 gene encoding histone H2B type W-T-like yields MAAASAMARNSSGEQMITQEPKEANSTTAQKKSKQRKRGRRGPRRCHANCRGDSFATYFRLVLKQVHQGLSLSREAVSVMDSMVHDILDRIGSEAGRLAHSAKHVTITAWEIQIAVRLLLPGDMGRLAESEGTKAVLRTSVYALQQQKK; encoded by the coding sequence ATGGCCGCTGCCTCCGCCATGGCTAGAAATTCCTCTGGGGAACAAATGATCACCCAGGAGCCCAAAGAGGCCAACTCCACAACGGCCCAGAAGAAGAGCAAGCAGAGGAAGCGAGGGCGCCGAGGGCCCCGCAGGTGCCACGCCAACTGCCGCGGGGACAGCTTCGCCACCTATTTCCGCCTGGTGCTGAAGCAGGTTCACCAGGGCCTCAGCCTTTCCCGGGAGGCCGTGAGTGTCATGGATTCTATGGTTCACGACATACTTGACCGCATCGGCTCCGAGGCTGGTCGCCTGGCCCACTCCGCCAAGCACGTGACCATCACCGCCTGGGAGATCCAGATCGCCGTGCGCCTGCTGCTGCCCGGGGACATGGGCAGGCTGGCCGAGTCCGAGGGCACGAAGGCTGTTCTCAG